Proteins co-encoded in one Setaria viridis chromosome 9, Setaria_viridis_v4.0, whole genome shotgun sequence genomic window:
- the LOC117835307 gene encoding serine/threonine-protein phosphatase 7 long form homolog — translation MQVLPLLRSRAHDGFVVLQYDDRYTPLLQMAGLDVISYQVRRGMPKFNSAAITALVDRWRPETHSFHLPFREMTVTLQDCQKMLGLSIRGQPVNGPCVSDGWRARVAAFLRREVEEQGTRTSGVLISWLREHFGHCPQDADVETVGHYCRAWILHLFACVLFPDATGDTASWMWIHCLTDWHQAGFYSWGSAVLCFLYRQLCEACRRTTGSPSVGGCVYLLQLWMWSRLPVGRPEIMPRRPWFPGEPPRRQPTWAYIWDQVKVSHTRLDRAYLDYINEIDALTAHSVNWQPYDGDDPLPFPLSFMCATDDDIYRMVCPLICFYAVEYHLPHRVARQFGMRQIWPPQATSTSIELHNVDRKKKRKVSEWAAFHHAYIQEWDLFEENVDENNEPHTNSAYRQYQSWYHGATRHRLREAWTQDDYADIQSSDDEDTVYDQSTRAGRQVEAGPILDRMVRQLLHFSMFYVKLLTDLVS, via the exons ATGCaggtccttccgctccttcgttcTAGAGCTCATGATGGGTTTGTGGTGCTGCAGTACGACGACCGCTACACTCCTTTGCTACAGATGGCtggcctagatgtcatctcgtatcaggttcgtcgtgggatgcccaagttcaattcagcggctataactgcgttggttgacag GTGGCGAcccgagactcacagctttcacctCCCGTTCAGAGAGATGACAGTGACCttacaggactgtcagaagatgctgggtCTGTCGATTCGGGGCCAGCCAGTCAATGGGCCGTGCGTCTCAGATGGTTGGAGAGCACGAGTCGCAGCCTTCCTGAGGCGAGAGGTTGAGGAGCAGGGGACTCGCACATCTGGAGTGCTAATCTCATGGCTGCGGGAACACTTCGGCCACTGTCCCCAGGACGCGGATGTTGAGACAGTTGGGCACTACTGCAGGGCGTGGATACTACACCTCTTTGCCTGTGTTCTTTTCCCAGACGCTACAGGTGACACAGcgtcttggatgtggatccactgcctcactgaCTGGCACCAGGCTGGTTTTTACAGCTGGGGATCAGCTGTGTTGTGCTTTCTATACCGgcagctgtgcgaggcgtgccGTCGGACTACGGGCTCCCCGTCAGTTGGTGGGTGTGTCTACCTGTTGCAATTATGGATGTGGTCCCGTCTTCCTGTTGGTCGGCCCGAGATTATGCCGCGTCGACCGTGGTTCCCAGGTGAGCCGCCGAGACGACAGCCGACATGGGCATATATTTGGGATCAGGTTAAGGTTAGCCATACGAGGTTGGACCGCGCGTACCTTgattacatcaacgagatagacgcgctcactgctcatagt gtaaattggcagccttaCGACGGAGACGATccacttccttttccccttagcTTCATGTGTGCGACGGACGATGATATTTATAGGATGGTGTGCCCTCTTATTTGcttctatgctgtcgagtaccaccTGCCACATCGAGTCGCACGTCAATTTGGGATGAGGCAGATTTGGCCACCACAGGCGACCTCGACTAGTATAGAGTTACACAA cgtggatcgaaagaagaaaaggaaggtcTCCGAGTGGGCCGCGTTCCACCACGCATACATTCAGGAATGGGACCTGTTCGAGGAGAACGTGGACGAGAACAACGagccgcacacaaacagtgCGTACAGACAATACCAGAGCTGGTACCATGGTGCGACGCGGCACAGGCTGAGGGAAGCGTGGACGCAAGATGACTACGCCGATATCCAGtcatccgacgatgaagacacagtgtacgatcagagtactcgtgcgggaaggcaggtggaggcaggaccaatcctggataggatggtaagacaattgcttcacttttctatgttctatgttaagttacttaCAGATTTAGTTAGTTAG
- the LOC117840321 gene encoding F-box/LRR-repeat protein At3g48880 isoform X2 produces the protein MGENKWMGKRWEDMDTDVLVKIFKELNLVELSPVSQVCRLWRLACSDPLIWGTLDFGLLKSNFIQTRASPYIWVDDRSDKRLARILRVAMAVSCGNVNCMIFHYNLYMKDEHLHFISERSPHLKRLVMPAWNRITKVGICQAIQRWQELESLTMPTIGHPPYIMEEIGRSCKNFTELKIMGSFDHNFASAISQFLPKLKVLSLRCSKVNMDALQSLLHKMEYLEVLNISHCLLLVVAANGRKQVVHELDGQILERASRLREFHYCQSRSCITCQRMVVDEGIMRWYRYEDWFWRRDEVRSLDLQDYGKLFDAGCERMTSVE, from the exons ATGGGAGAGAATAAATGGATGGGCAAAAGATGGGAGGACATGGACACTGATGTCCTTGTGAAGATATTCAAGGAATTAAATTTGGTTGAGTTGTCACCAGTTTCCCAAGTTTGTCGATTGTGGCGTTTGGCCTGTTCAGATCCACTTATTTGGGGCACTCTTGACTTTGGATTGCTAAAATCCAATTTTATTCAGACAAGAGCATCACCATATATTTGGGTTGATGATAGGTCTGACAAGAGACTTGCAAGGATACTACGGGTGGCTATGGCAGTTAGCTGTGGGAATGTCAACTGCATGATATTCCATTACAATTTGTACATGAAAGATGAGCACCTTCATTTCATCTCGGAAAG GTCTCCTCACCTAAAACGATTGGTTATGCCAGCATGGAACCGCATCACCAAAGTGGGAATATGCCAAGCTATCCAAAGGTGGCAAGAGCTGGAATCCTTGACAATGCCTACTATCGGACATCCTCCGTATATTATGGAAGAGATAGGCAGAAGCTGCAAGAATTTCACAGAACTTAAGATCATGGGCTCATTTGATCACAATTTTGCCTCTGCGATCTCACAGTTCCTTCCAAAGCTGAAGGTTTTGAGCCTTCGTTGCTCGAAAGTGAACATGGATGCACTGCAATCTTTACTGCACAAGATGGAATATCTTGAGGTTCTGAATATTTCCCACTGCCTGCTGTTGGTCGTTGCGGCAAACGGGCGGAAGCAAGTGGTTCATGAGCTGGATGGCCAAATTCTCGAGAGAGCTTCACGGCTGCGTGAATTCCATTATTGCCAGAGCAGGTCATGCATCACATGCCAACGGATGGTGGTGGATGAAGGCATCATGCGCTGGTACAGATACGAGGATTGGTTTTGGCGTCGAGATGAGGTCAGGTCCCTTGATCTGCAAGATTATGGGAAGCTCTTTGATGCTGGTTGCGAGAGGATGACGTCCGTGGAGTAG
- the LOC117840321 gene encoding F-box/LRR-repeat protein At3g48880 isoform X1 → MGENKWMGKRWEDMDTDVLVKIFKELNLVELSPVSQVCRLWRLACSDPLIWGTLDFGLLKSNFIQTRASPYIWVDDRSDKRLARILRVAMAVSCGNVNCMIFHYNLYMKDEHLHFISESRSPHLKRLVMPAWNRITKVGICQAIQRWQELESLTMPTIGHPPYIMEEIGRSCKNFTELKIMGSFDHNFASAISQFLPKLKVLSLRCSKVNMDALQSLLHKMEYLEVLNISHCLLLVVAANGRKQVVHELDGQILERASRLREFHYCQSRSCITCQRMVVDEGIMRWYRYEDWFWRRDEVRSLDLQDYGKLFDAGCERMTSVE, encoded by the exons ATGGGAGAGAATAAATGGATGGGCAAAAGATGGGAGGACATGGACACTGATGTCCTTGTGAAGATATTCAAGGAATTAAATTTGGTTGAGTTGTCACCAGTTTCCCAAGTTTGTCGATTGTGGCGTTTGGCCTGTTCAGATCCACTTATTTGGGGCACTCTTGACTTTGGATTGCTAAAATCCAATTTTATTCAGACAAGAGCATCACCATATATTTGGGTTGATGATAGGTCTGACAAGAGACTTGCAAGGATACTACGGGTGGCTATGGCAGTTAGCTGTGGGAATGTCAACTGCATGATATTCCATTACAATTTGTACATGAAAGATGAGCACCTTCATTTCATCTCGGAAAG CAGGTCTCCTCACCTAAAACGATTGGTTATGCCAGCATGGAACCGCATCACCAAAGTGGGAATATGCCAAGCTATCCAAAGGTGGCAAGAGCTGGAATCCTTGACAATGCCTACTATCGGACATCCTCCGTATATTATGGAAGAGATAGGCAGAAGCTGCAAGAATTTCACAGAACTTAAGATCATGGGCTCATTTGATCACAATTTTGCCTCTGCGATCTCACAGTTCCTTCCAAAGCTGAAGGTTTTGAGCCTTCGTTGCTCGAAAGTGAACATGGATGCACTGCAATCTTTACTGCACAAGATGGAATATCTTGAGGTTCTGAATATTTCCCACTGCCTGCTGTTGGTCGTTGCGGCAAACGGGCGGAAGCAAGTGGTTCATGAGCTGGATGGCCAAATTCTCGAGAGAGCTTCACGGCTGCGTGAATTCCATTATTGCCAGAGCAGGTCATGCATCACATGCCAACGGATGGTGGTGGATGAAGGCATCATGCGCTGGTACAGATACGAGGATTGGTTTTGGCGTCGAGATGAGGTCAGGTCCCTTGATCTGCAAGATTATGGGAAGCTCTTTGATGCTGGTTGCGAGAGGATGACGTCCGTGGAGTAG